The following nucleotide sequence is from Pochonia chlamydosporia 170 chromosome 4, whole genome shotgun sequence.
ATTTTACGAGCATTTTGACGGTTCTCCTCTCCCGAAACGATATCTGCATCCACGGCTGCACTTACAAACTTGGAAAGACATCTCGGCTCACGCCAAACACTTTTAGATACCACCAATTTCAGGATATACCCGGCAAAAGACATTCACCATGAGAGACCGCAGCCTCCATCACGGGAGCATCTATCGCTTCGCTAGTCTGCTGGCCTTGGCTGGCTCAGCATCTGCCCACTCTTGGGTAGAGTATGCCTCCAAGATTGCCCCCAACGGCACCCTCGTCGGCGCACTTGGTTTTCCACGAGGATACATGCCCCGTAGCCAGGCCGGTTGGAACGACAAGATCCCCCAGCTCCTGCTCCCAGCACAAGGCACACAAGCCTACACCGGCAAGGAGGTTCTCAACAAGTTCCCCTTTACGGATAAGCCTCAGCACCCGATGCTCGAGGCCGCCCCCGGAGaccacatcgccatcatccacCTAGAGAACGGCCACGTCTCCCTGCCGCAGAACCAGCcgaagaagcccaagaacCGCGGCACCATCTTCCTCTACGGCACGTCCCAGCCCAAAGAGCAGGAGAAGCTCTTCGACGTCCACCTCCTGTGGAACAAgggcggcagcggcggcgacaaGCGAGGCGTCCTCCTTGCAACTAGAAACTACGACGACGGCCAGTGCTTCCAGCCCAACACTGCGTCCATTACGAATGAGCGCGTGTCCAAGTACGGCGCTGATGGAGCCAAGAACTCCCAGGAGCTGCCGTGCCAGTCGGACGTCAAGCTCCCGGATAACCTGAAGCCCGGCAGCGTGTACACCATCTACTGGTACTGGGACTGGCCGAACCTGGACTCCACCAAGATTGACATGGAGAAGACTGCCCAGGGAGCCTTTCCCTGGGCTGGGTCGTTTATGCGCGGCGACAAGGTCCCCAACGGGTGGAAGATGGATGCCATTACCCTCAACGAGAGCTACGCCAGTGTTATTGACATCAAGATTGGCGAGGCGCCAAAGGGGTTTAATGCCAAGGATGCCGGCAAGGACGCCTGGGTTGCCAAGCAGAATATTTActccatggccatcaaggaCCAGATGAACAATAACTTTCaggtcgatgttgatgggtATGGAAATGGCGGTGGGCAGGGCACTGCTCCTCCGCCTGCAAGTCCTAGTGCTCCTGCGTCTGCACCAGGTTCGTCTCCCTCTGGTGCACCTGTTGCTTCAGGGCCTCAGTCCCAGCCTCGCGGTATCACCACCGTCAAGGAGACTGTTACCGTGCCGGCTACCACGCTCATCACAACCGTCTTCCGGACTGTCACCCCCAGCCACAGCCAGGAGGAGTTGCCTCTGGAAACAACAGTCACGGTGACAACTCGCGTTCCCCCACCAGCCGTGTTTGTAACGTCTCGTCCGGGAAATGCCTCTGGAGGTACCGGTAGTAGTCCTGAGCCCACTGGAAAGCCAGGCTACCGAGTGAAGAGATTTTAAGTGTAGCAGTGTCATTATGAGTTGGATGGGGCTTGGGAGCCAGGATAAATTGCATTGAATGGGGGTGCATTCAATCTTTACTGTACATATTTCGCGCTTTATATACACTGTTTTTAAGAATACGTGAAGGGGGATGTCGGGGCTGGTCCCAGTCAGCGATAGATAGGAATGCAATACGGGTGAAAAGCATATGCTGATGGTGAAACTTGTGTTGTGGCACGTTGTACGAATATCGTTGACGGCGTACGCAAGAGGCTATTGTTTCGCGATTCGTTAAATACTTCTACTCCTTAGTCTGGTACATCTCAGCAGACAGTTATTGATAATCCATCTTGTTGAGCAAGCACATCACGCTGATACATCCCCTCTTGAACAATCAATCATTCTCACAGCCCCATCTCCCACAACTGTCATTTCACCAGCCATCATATAGTTGAACAGTCACACAAATCTACATCTCTCCGCACTGAGAAATAACAACATCCATATTCGGCACATCCTTCCCCTTATACCCCGTCTTCGTATGCtccatcttcctcaccaCGTCCATCCCCTCCACGACCTTTCCAAAAACAACGTGCTTCCCATCCAAAAACGGCGTCGGGACAGTCGTTATAAAGAATTGTGAGCCGTTGGAATTAGGACCAGCGTTCTACATCGTTAGTCTTTGTTGCATCTTCACTGTGACAAGCACATACAGCCATTGACAGCAGACCAGGCTGGTCGTGCCTCAAGTTGAAGTTCTCATCCTCAAACGCCTTGAGGCCCCATATACAGGTCGATCCTGTGCCGTCGCCTTTGAGGAAATCGCCCCCCTGGCACATGAAGTTGGGGATCTATATCGTCAGTTTTCGCTGAAGTAAGTGAGGGGGAAGGACGTACAATGCGGTGGAACTTGGAGCCCTTGTAGCCTTGGGGCTTGGCCTGGCTGTCTTTGGATTCGCCCGTGCAGAATTGGCGAAAGTTTTCGGCGGTTTTGGGAACTACATCTTTGAAGAGCTCGAATGAGATGCGGCCGAGGGGTTCACCTGAGACGTCAGACAAGATACTCGTTGAACGTAAGATTTGGTACGTACCTCCGAGGGTGATGTCGAAAAAGACCCTGCACTATCAGTATAAGTCGGTGAATAGAACGAGTGACTTACAAGGGGTTCCCCGACGCGGGCAACTGTGTCGGCGGCATGGCTCGTGAAAATTGTCGCTTCAATGATGAGTTGTGAAGATGATTGTGAGAAAAAGCAGGTGAGCCAAAATGGACTAGCGACTTCGGTAAGTGGGGTTCACGGCCAGACTTTCGAGGGTTGCATCAAAAGCCCGGCATGATCGGCAGCTGCGCATTCAAGAAAGAAGCTTCAAGCCATGGACTGATAGGAAGCCACGGTCACGCAGCCTTACTGGGTCAGTGTGGAATAGTGGTttattacggagtacgggGTCATGAGACGGGAGGGCGTGGCGTCAACGTTGGGAGGGACGATGGATGCCCTTGCCGTTTGGGCGGTGGATTGAATTAGGACGATTCGGAGAATACGCAAGCTAGCTATGGGGTAAAAGAGCTACGGAGAAGACAGCATGTTCTGCCGAGGTAGATGTCCCGAATGGTTCAACGGCTCAGACGGCaagttgtggtggttttgtaACGGTGGCTGAGGCGGAGTGTTTTTGTGTCAAAAGTGACGACTATATTTGGGATAGAGATGGAGCGGCTTTGTGAGTTGTCGATaacgatgacgaagataGAGTGCCAAGATGATTAGTTTAGATGAGTGAGGAATCATGGGTTTGCACAGCCTAGGGGATTTGCAAATGTTTggatggtctggtgctgcttggCGCTTCGGCACTTGAGTTGGGCGGAATGTCACGCTGgcaattgcttcaatgttgtgaatGAcagtgtccatgtctggttggagtGATTATGATGATGCATCGATTATGGTGGGGAAAGCTGCATGTGGGTATGAGTGGGAGTGGTGGACTGGTGCGTATTCGATAAGACGGTGGACGGGAGGCGATGACGGGATTCGGCATCGtagaagtctggtgcttcgATGGAAGTATGTGCAGAGTAATAATAATTGATTTCATCAGGGTTGTATTGGCACTCGTTTGTGTCCCACAGAACCGGTATCGacatgcaaatgcaagtcCACCACACTGCATATCAAGAAATCAAGATTAAACTCAACTTGCTTGCGTGACACCACATGCCGTTACACCCGCAATGGTCTGGAAGCCCTCTCGCCTTCTCGTCAACCTTCCATGTCTGCTACAGTTCAAGCCAGTGGCACTGCCGTTGCATTTCATTCACAGTACGGAGTTcccgtacggagtacagtcTGGTAAGAAATTTGTTTAATTAACCCATTGCTTTTCTCGCTTATTGACCCTGTTCAACTGTCCAGTGACAGGTCAAGTCAGCCACAAATAAAAAAACGGCGACGGTTCGGTCGTGGAGCAATCAATTCCACCGTTGTCGGACCAAAAATAAAAACGGCACTTTCGAAAAAGAGCATTTGGAATATTCCATCCCAATGAGGCTGTCAGTCCACGGGTCTGGGTAAATGAATGggccgtcgtcgtcattgaTGTCAGATTGCACAGCCGCCGAGCAGAAACACACCACGAAACCGCAATGGAGATGTGCACTCTGTTGCTCGAATGAGAATGAGAGACGGAGAAATAATTGGAGCAAAGCAGGTCGAGTTCAGTATCGGCGCTAGGGACAGTAAGTGGCTTGGCCGTGGACACTGTGTGGTGTGAATGGTGGTCGCTTCAGACTCTGGATTCGCTCTGAATTGGCTGCCAGAGCTGATAGAGTGCCAGTCGGTCGACCTTTTCTGTCGTGAGTAGTCTCTTCCaaatgctggctggctgggatggGCCACAATCGTGCCAAATGCCatgcaggtgcaggtgcaggtgcagtTTGGCTTTCAAGGCCACGATGCAGCCAGCGGAGAACGTTGAAGTAGTCGAGTCCCTGCGCAAATCATCTTACTCCATCTCCCATCTGGGGCTGTCAGTCACCGCCAACACATAATCATATGCTTACGCAGCGAGCTTTAGAAGGAACTAAAATAAAATGCACTTTTTTTCTCGCCCTTTCAGTTCAGGGCGCAGAGGGAGACCCGAGCTGACGTGACACTTATGAGACTGAGACAGGTCAGAGCTCAGCGCACATCACGCGAAGAAATGGCGAATTGCCTCCGGTCTTTTCAAGTTTCATTTTGGAATCTCAATCTTAGCAAACAACGGTTCTTTTACGGAGCTTTTTTTGATAAGGTAGGCTGGCATGGTGCAGAATAATTGACATCAATGATACGCTTCGGTTGGTTTGTCTCGCTGTTGCCGACACGCTCACCGTCCGTCCGTCTGTGCTCGTTGTGTGTGGCGATTTAACTTATTTGATCGTACAAAGCAACCGTCtagaaacattgaacatcaGAGCACAGACTTGGGTCACACAGCTGGATAGATCGTGGTTTACCACAGTGTGCCAACTCCGTCCAGTGCAGTCAAtacgttcaatgttggctcaTTTCAGCCtcaaagccaaggacatggaaTGCTCAGCGAACACCAGACCGTTTTGGCGCCCGTTTCGCCTATCCCGTCGCTGGTcgtggttcaatgttacgTGTGTATGCTGCCGTCGCTCAAGTTTTCAAGCCAGCCAGGCGCCTCGTTCGAATAAGGCTGGAGGCCAGCAAAAATAGCTCACTGCAAACCTACACAACTTCACCGTTTCGACGCCGGCCCGTCAGAGTTTTATCCTAAAGGCAGGGACGCCGGGAGAATcaaggaaaataaaaaagcCCTCAACTATTGTGTTGCTGGTAAGCTAGTGAAGGAATGCATGTTAAGCCGTGCGCCTGGTGCGCTTCAGCCACCATTTTACCCGCCCGGACTGTCCGTGTGAGGTGTTCTGTCAATCAGTTGATGTGGGATGGTTCGAGCGGGAGGATTTGGGTTGGAAGTCATTTGATATGAGAATGATTATAATGCACATGAGATGGAGATTCGAAACAAAGAATGGAAAAAgaaatacagtactgtatcATAATATTGAATAATTGATGAATGtgcaccagacgtcttgAGTCCATGACGAGGAAGGTGCAGACGGCTTTCTCGGAAGGCGGATGTCCCGGCTAAGCCCCATTGTTCATGGTACGATCGTCGGAGGACGGCGGGCATCGCGTTTGATCGTTGGAAATGGACGGGGTACGGAGGGAGCATTGTGTTGGCAGGTCTGCTTGTTTGGGAAAGTGCACAAAGCTGATGCACAGTCATTGTATGAGTAAACCCAAACGTGTGCCAAATGCTCTTAAAGTTGGCTTGAAGTCTTGACAATTCAAGATGGGGACAACTGTTGCTGTTTTTTGAACAACTGCAACGGCCATAAGTTGGATACCCACGTGTGAAGTTGTCAGTTTCATCAGCAAACAGATTAATTAACATGCCTCACATCTGTTTCCATATGCAAGCGGAATCTGGGGAAACCGCATAGACACAAGACTTGGGCCATGCGGCATAGCATCCTGATACTACAGCCAAGTCGTCTCAGTACTAACCATCAGGCACTGCGCATGAATCTCCCCGTTTCCGTACGGTGATTCCCATCAACATATTGTATTCCCGCCTCAGCGATACGCTCGGCCGGTCTGCTTACTGAATACGCACGATGGCAGGAGTCGGACATTTATCACAAACACCTTATACGCCATCCACACATTGCAAGTGTTTGCGCTGCATTTTAATCTCCATTTCTGCTCCAACTTGCAGCTAGCTCGGCCTGCTTTATCCCACTCCAGGAACAGCGCCAGACAAACGTGACAGGGGGACAGAGCAGGTCGTGAGTCGCAGCGGCCAATCAAGACAAGCGGCCCGGCTGTACCCCAGGCAAGAGGGAGCGCTGGAACCGGGTCCGGGCAGAACAGATTCAAGACCCATGACGGAGACGATACATGCATCTCGGATAGGAAGTACTTTTGTATTTGGCCGATAGGCGTGCACTCAGGTGGTGTTTTAGGCGTGGTAAGCTGTCTTACTAATGTACCTGGACCAACATGCGAATGTACACGTCCCCACCGCCCACGACTGGAACCAGAACACCATAGACGCATCAGCACGGGTGCCACAGTGCCGTCACAGTGCCTCCGTGGCCAGGCAGTTCAATTGCTGTATGGTGTCTAGTGGCCCCAGTCAAAGTCGTAGTCGTAGTCCCCGGCTGGGCAGCGGGCTCAAGTCAATGAactgacaccagactggctgAACCCCCCTGCCCTTCACCAGCCATTCCGCTCAACTGGCTGGTCGGATTGACCCCCATGTTCTGCCATGTCTCGTCCACAACCAGATGATCGCCTCTCAGGTTTTAGTTACGCTGCGTATTGCCTGCGGGCATGAACTGAGCTACCCGCCTGAGACTGACATGGACGGACTagccgttgttggtggttggagtgcaatgccatgccatgtccaagtGGCTCGAGTTCCCACGTTTGACTGCTCCAGTCCCTCCCCCCCAGTGCCCATCCTCGTACTTTCTTCCAGgctagtctggtctggctggtacGACATGGCCGCACCGCTCTCAATCTCACTCTCAATCCCACTCACCCGCACCCGCACCCGCACCCGCACTGCACCGCAACCGCACCACACCAGTCGAGCCCAGACAGTCCGTCACCCAGTCCATGTTCGTGGCATGGTATGGCTATGACtatggcttggcttggctgcgCTTTTCCTCTCCTCTTTATTATACCCACATCCTTCCTGCACTCCGCAATTGTCGCCTTCCTCCCAGTCCAAGACCCAGACTCAAGCCTCTCTTTTCATTCTCTTGTCATCCTCCCCCATCGACCTCTCGCCTGCGCGCCTGCATCCCATCATCGCGGCGTCTGTTCTTAAATACTCACCGTCCCATCTCCCCTCTGCTgccggtctggtctgccgTGCGATTGATTGTCGACTGTATTTCTCTCGGCTGAATTCACTCGCCCGTCGCCGTTTGTCGGTCCGTTCCTCCGCCCGACTGGGTCTTCACTCCAGAGAGAACGAGCCCTTCATATTCGCCCATTTGCGGCGGCTTCCAGCTTCCAGAATTAGAATCCGGGTTTGCTTAAAGGAAACCCTGggttctttttttcttttctttctggCAGGCCCTCATGCCATTCTAGAATTCGAAACGACCTTCACGTAAACGTGCGGTTTCAATCGCCGCCAAGGCTCGTCCAACTGTCATCACCATGACCGTTCTCAACCAAATACTGGGCGAGGCCGCCCTTCTTGTTGCGAGACAAGCGGCATCGACAGCGCCGtcgtcaacgccaacaccgACCccgtcaacaacaacaagcgCCACTCCTGGTCCCACGACCTCAAATTCTAGCAAAGGTAACGATAATTCGAACAATGGGGGATCCAGCTCGCCCTTGTTGTTTTTCGTTGCTCTCGGTTTTGGCGTCGTCTTCACAAATCTCTGGTAAGAAACCTTCGGTTCCGCGGGCCGAATGACCCGTTTGGCCAACTGTTTCCCATCGCATTGTTTGCTCCCTCACTTCCCGCTGCTTCGTCAGCATGCTGCGATACGAAGGAAATTCAAGCAGCAGAATCGAAGCAACGAGTGCTGACACTCTCTCAGGATTATCGTAGGTGTCAAATACTGCTTCCGATACAACGCCCGCAACAGAGCAAGAATGAcaaatgaagatggcgaacCCATCACTCTCGAGACCGTCCATCGACCACGCAGGCGTCgcgagaagaagttgatgacCATGGATGAGGTGAATGAGAAGTTCCCGATGATGAAATACAAAACGTGGGTGTCGGAGCGAGCCAGAGAGGGTTTGCCGACCGCTGGAGGCGTTTCTGTCCCCCCAAGTCGAGCGAACAGTATCCGTGATGCTGATGGAATTCTGCCCGAAATTGCCATCGTCAAGAGCCGCATCTCAACTGAAGCCCATCCTGTGGATGATACCAAGACTGCCACCGCTGCCGACTCTGCAAACGACGAGAAGACCGTTAAGCCTGCTTCAGAACAAACCGGTGAAACCGGACAAACGTCAAACTCACAAGAGGATCGACCTGTGCCACTCCGCAGAATGTCAactgaagatgaagacgatgatgagcATATCGACGCCGCCTTGCCTCCTGAGTGCCTGGCCGCGCCTGGGGATTCATGCGCTATTTGTATCGATACCcttgaagacgacgacgatgttCGCGGGTTGACATGTGGCCACGCTTTCCACGCTGTTTGTGTCGATCCCTGGCTGACAAGCAGGCGGGCTTGCTGCCCTCTCTGCAAAGCCGACTACTACACGCCTAAGCCGCGGCCGAATcaggatggcgatgccaatggcaacaatgGTACCAGCCTGGACCCTCGCAACAACAGTCGTCTGAACCTTCCTGGCGGTCTTCGATCTGCTTGGTTCCGCAGCAACACTGGATCATCTCGGAACACGCCTTCATTCATGCGTGGAGGTCGGGATGGCAGATCACAAGGTCGATCTCGAACACAAACAAACCCACAAGAGACTGGCACGACGACAACTTCAACGCCAGCCCAGTCTAACAATGGTGGCATGTTGTCGTCGATTCGTTCTGCCTTGCCATTCGGTCGTCGACGGAATGAGCAACGGACAACGGCAACGGAAACCGTTACACCTGCGCAGCTAGAGTCCGGCACTCGCACGGCAGGCACTCAATGATGCAGGCAATAATGCAACCTGGCTGTTTGGCCAATTATCCTCAATGGAGCGTTTCAGTGGACAAAGCTGGGGCCCAACAATACTCTACTACATATTTGTAACCTTTCAGACTCTTAAATTGAgttggtggctgtggcttgAGAACCTTGTACTCTTGCCGCGTTTTGTGTGGCTTGCATAATACGACCATACTTTTAGGGGCCGCTAGAAATCGTTTTGAACTGTATATGGATCCCTTTTGTTGGCCGAGGTGGTGGAATTGGCTTCCAGTTTTATAACACAGACGAGGGAGTTTTTTGGGAAGCCTATTTATGGAGAGCTTCCAAAGATATGACACTGCATTGCTTGTTTGACTTGCTTGACAGATGGAAGCCTTGTACGATGGGAGATAGGATCCATCGGTAGAGCGAGGTTTTGCATCTTATTTCACGACGGCTGGGATGACCTGAAAATGGATTTTGTTTGTTGGCAGCCTTGTTATTAAATGTTATTGGAGCGGCGGAGTTGGTGGGTTATATATATGGCAtatttttggtggctgtACTCGgtcatgatggcaatgaatgTTGTTAGATTACGGACTTGTCTATACATATGTTGGCGTGATTGCTCAATGTGCACATTCTCAATTGTCGCTGAAGGTTGTGACAAGTTTTAGAATCTCTAAACTATCGTACCTGTTGTCCAATCCATTTCGAATAAAAGATTGATCACTCTTCCATCTATCCAACTCTAGGTAGTAAAATATATATCACAAAAACGAACCCTTTTGAAACCTCCCCCCAAATCCAGCAGACTTGCTAATCAACTCCCTCCTCTGCTTCTCGCCAATCTTCCCCCCCAAAGCCATATCCTTCTCCCTATCAAACGCCCTCTTGCTAGGatcgtcgtcctcctctgccgccctcccctcccctttCCTCTTGGTGGCGTGTTCGTCGTACAGACTCTTCCCTCTGTGGGCTTCTATGTTTTCGGCGATTTTGCGATCCCGCTCATCTTGTTCGGTTTTGCGGCGTGGTGTTGTTTCGGTGGTGCGGCCGAGGAGCGCGTCCTTTTGGCGCTTGAGCTTTTCTTCCGGCGTTTCGGTCCATATTGTGGGTGTGGAGGATGTAGGTGTCGGTTTGGATGCGAATTTGCGGTTGCGCATGCGTGTTGGGTCACGTTCGGTGtaggatgttgatgtgggGGGTGCGAGCATCCATGTGTCTCGTTGGGGGGCTTGGGATGAGGGCAGCGAAGGGCCTTGGGTTGGACgcttggatgttgatgttgggagGGACGGGCCGTAGTCTGAGTCTGATGAGGAGTCTTCGTTTGGATGTGGTTGCGACGAGGGCtgtggttgcggttgtgGTTTGGGACCGGTGTCTGAGTCGGAAGAGAGGTCTATTTCTTGGTCGTTTTGTTTTGTAGACGGGAGGGATGGTCCGAttgtggctttggcttttGCGGGAGCGGATGGACCATAGTCGGAGTCTGAGTCGGAGAGGTAGATttcgttggtgttgagggggGAGTGGCGGGCTTGTTTTgcggatggtgatgatggattggGGGAGGTGGAGGTGCGTTTGCGTTTTGTGAGGTCCGGGGGTAGTTGGGGGCCTattgatgccattttggggtTGTGGGAGGGAGGGGTTTGAttgaggaggatgtggtgatggtttgagGGATGAAGTCGGTGTTGAAGAGTCAATGAATGAAGTGAGGACTGGCGTCATTGTGCGGCGGAATGTGGGTCTTGTCGCTCAACTTGGCAGCGT
It contains:
- a CDS encoding ring-8 protein (similar to Metarhizium acridum CQMa 102 XP_007812577.1) encodes the protein MTVLNQILGEAALLVARQAASTAPSSTPTPTPSTTTSATPGPTTSNSSKGNDNSNNGGSSSPLLFFVALGFGVVFTNLWIIVGVKYCFRYNARNRARMTNEDGEPITLETVHRPRRRREKKLMTMDEVNEKFPMMKYKTWVSERAREGLPTAGGVSVPPSRANSIRDADGILPEIAIVKSRISTEAHPVDDTKTATAADSANDEKTVKPASEQTGETGQTSNSQEDRPVPLRRMSTEDEDDDEHIDAALPPECLAAPGDSCAICIDTLEDDDDVRGLTCGHAFHAVCVDPWLTSRRACCPLCKADYYTPKPRPNQDGDANGNNGTSLDPRNNSRLNLPGGLRSAWFRSNTGSSRNTPSFMRGGRDGRSQGRSRTQTNPQETGTTTTSTPAQSNNGGMLSSIRSALPFGRRRNEQRTTATETVTPAQLESGTRTAGTQ
- a CDS encoding peptidyl-prolyl cis-trans isomerase, cyclophilin-type (similar to Metarhizium robertsii ARSEF 23 XP_007816885.1), with the translated sequence MPPTQLPASGNPLVFFDITLGGEPLGRISFELFKDVVPKTAENFRQFCTGESKDSQAKPQGYKGSKFHRIIPNFMCQGGDFLKGDGTGSTCIWGLKAFEDENFNLRHDQPGLLSMANAGPNSNGSQFFITTVPTPFLDGKHVVFGKVVEGMDVVRKMEHTKTGYKGKDVPNMDVVISQCGEM